TCGCGCTGGTCGGGATCCTTTTGATCCTCTACCGCGAGGCGTGAGTCGCGCATGGCCGTCCCCCGCATCACACGGCGCCGGTTCGTAGCGGGAGCGCTCGCGGCGCCGGCCGTGCTGCGCTTCTCGAGCGTGCTGCGCGCGCCGAAGTGGAGCGCCGAGCCGTTCAGCCTGGGCGTGGCCTCGGGCGACCCGCTGCCCGACGGCTTCGTGCTCTGGACCCGGCTCGCGCCCGTTCCGCTCTCGACCGACCCCGCGTCGCCCGGCGGCATGCCGCCCGGCGACGTGGAGCTGGGCTACGAGATCGCGGCCGACGAGGCGTTCAGCCAGGTCGTCCAGCGCGGCAGCGCCAAGGCCGAGGCCGCGTGGGCGCACGCGGTTCACCTCGAAGTGACCGGGCTCGCGCCCGCCCGGCCCTACTGGTACCGCTTCCACGCGGGTGACTCGACGAGCCCGGTCGGCCGCACGCAGACCGCTCCCGCGCCGGGCGCTCCGCTGGCACGGCTGCGCGTCGGCTGTGTCTCGTGCTCGAACTACGAAGCCGGGTGGTTCGCGAGCTACCGCCACCTGGCTGCCGAGCAGCCCGACCTGGTGCTGTTCCTGGGAGACTACATCTACGAGTATCTCGAGAAGAGCCGTGCCACGGTGCGCACGCACAGCGACGGCGCCGAGACCAAGACACTGGCGGGCTACCGCAACCGCTACGCGCAGTACCGCACGGACCCCGACCTGCAGCGCGTGCACGCCTGTGCGCCCGCGCTCATGACCTGGGACGACCACGAGGTGCAGAACGACTACGCCGACCGCTGGTCGCAGGACTTCGCCGACCCCGACGCGTTCCTGGCGCGGCGCGCCGCGGCCTACCAGGCTTTCTACGAGCACATGCCCCTGCGCGCCGTCTCGCGGCCACAGGGTGCGAGCCTCCGGCTCTACGACCGCTACGCGTTCGGCGACCTGGTCGAATTCCAGGTGCTCGACGGCCGCCAGTACCGCTCGCGCGAGGCCTGCTGGTCGAAGCCGAGTCACGGGGGAGGGCACGTCGAGAGCGCGAAGAGCTGCCCGGAGCTCGTCGACCCCGCGCGCTCCATGATCGGCATGGCGCAGGAGAAGTGGCTCGCCGACGGCTTGAGTCACTCGAAGGCGCGCTGGAACGTGATCGCGCAGGACGTGATGATGGCCCAGCTGCGCGAGCGCCAGGCGGACGGCAGCGCCGGCTCCTGGACCGACGACTGGAACGGCTATCCGGTGAGCCGCGCCCGGCTGCTCCAGCACGTGCACGACGCGAAGGTGAAGAACCCGGTGGTCCTGGGCGGCGACATCCACTCCTTCTGGGCGAACGACCTGAAGCTCGACTTCGACGACCCGAAGTCACCCGTGGTGGCGTCCGAGCTGATCGGCACCTCCATCTCCTCCTGGGGTCCGCCGTACGAGAAGTTCGCGGCCTTCGCCGCCGACAACCCGCACGTCCACTTCTTCGACAGCCGCCAGCGCGGCTATCTGGCGATCGACCTCGCGCCCGAGCGACTCACCGCGCGCTTCCAGGTGATCTCGGACGTGCGCGACCCGAAAGCCACGCTCTCGACGCTCGCGAGCTTCAGCGTCGAGAACGGCCGGCCCGGCCCCCAGCGCGGAAGCTGACGCTTGTCGGAGCCGCTCACCCGCCGCCAGGCCTACGGCCTGCTCGCGCTGGTCGTGCTGATCTGGGGCGCGAACTGGCCGATCCTGAAGGTGGGCGTGTCGTACATCTCCCCGCTGTGGTTCGCGTGCGCGCGCTTCTGGCTGGGGGCGGCCTGCCTGTTCGCGTATCTCGCGGCGACCGGCCAGCTCGCACGGCCGACGCGGCGCGACCTGCCCGTGATCGCCACCGTGGGTCTCTCGCAGATGGCGCTGTTCCAGCCCATGGTGAACGTGGGACTGACTCACGTGTCGGCGGGGCGCTCGGCGGTGCTCGTGTACACCACGCCGCTCTGGGTCGTGCCGGGCGCGATGCTCTTCCTGCACGAGCGCGTCGGGGCGCTGAAGTGGGCGGGCGTGGCGCTCGGGCTGCTCGGCGTCGCGCTGCTGTTCAACCCCGCGAGTCTGGACTGGAGCGACCGCGGCCTGGTTGCCGGCAGCGCGCTGCTCATGGCGGCGGCGCTCTCCTGGAGCATCGCGGTGCTGCAGATCCGGGCTCACCGCTGGCACCTGTCGCCGCTGCAGGTGACTCCCTGGCAGCTCCTGCTGGCGGCGCTGGTCGTGACTCCGGTGGCGTTCCTGGTCGACGGCGGCGCGCGGCCTCGGTCGTCGCCCGCGCTGTGGGCCGTGCTGGCCTACAACGGGCCACTCGCGACCGCGTTCGCGTTCTGGGCCGCGACCTCGATCTCGCGTTCCCTCCCCGCAGTCACGAGCTCGCTCTCGTTCCTGGCCGTGCCCGCGATGGGGATCGCGGTGTCCGCAGCGGCGCTGGGCGAGGTGCCCGATGCGACCTTGCTGGGCGGCTTCGCGCTGATTCTCGCCGGAGTCGGGCTCGTGAGCTTCGCCGACCTGCGCGCGATGGGGTAGCCGAGCGAAGGCCGCCCTGAGCGAGGCGTGCAAGCGCCAAAGGCGCGCGCAGTGAGCCGAAGGCGAACGAAGTCAGTCAGGGCCGAGCGAAGGCCGCCCTGAGCGAGGCGTGCAAGCGCCGCAGGCGCGCGCAGTGAGCCGAAGGCGAACGAAGTCAGTCAGACTTTGCCCAGGCGGCGAGCCGTTCGGCTGGCCAGGTGTTGGCGACCTTCTCCCGCGGGACCCAGGCGCGCTCCGCGTTCAGCGCCGCGTAGGTCACGCGGTCGAGCTCGCGCGCGTGGTGGGCGTCGCTGGTGAGCACGAAGGTGACGTTGCGCTCGCGCGCGCGGCGCAGCGCCTCGACCGAGAGATCGAGCCGCGGCAGCGCGCCGTTCACCTCGAGCGCCGTGTCGGTGGCCTCCGCGGCCGCGAACACGGCGTCGAGGTCGAGCTCGACGGGCGGGCGGCCGCCGATCATGCGCGCGGACAGGTGACCGATCATGCGCACCGAGGGGTCCTGCATGGCGCTGACCACGCGCCGCGTCTGCGCCGCGCGGTCGAGCTCGAAGTGGTCGTGGATCGAGGCCAGACACCAGTCGAAGCCGCGCCGGAACTCCGGGTCGTAGTCGAGCTCGCCGGCGGGGCCGATGTTCAGCTCGACCCCGTGCAGGAGCACCAGCGAGTCACCGAGCTGCTTGCGCCGCGCCTGGATCTCGGCGCGCTGCTCGAGCAGCGCCTCGCGGCCCACGCCCGAGAGCGTGCCCTCGGCGTGGTCGGTGATCGCCAGCACGCGGCAGCCGCGCGCGCGCGCCGCGGCGATCACCTCGTCGAGCGTCGAGCGCCCGTCGCCCGACACCGTCGTGTGTACGTGGAAATCGCCGATCACGGGTCCGAGCGGCGCGGGCAGCGCGTCGCGCGCCGCGGCCTCGAGCTCGCCCGCGTCCTCGCGCAGCACGGGCGGAATGAACGGCAGCCCCAGCGCCGCGTAGATCTCGGCCTCGCTCTCGCTCGCCACCACGCGCCCGCCCTCGAGCTCGGAGAGCGCGTACTCGTTCAAGGTCCAGCCGCGCGCCAGCGCGAGCTGCCGCAGCTTGATGTTGTGACCCTTGGAGCCGGTGAAGTAGAGCAGCGCCGCGCCGAACTGCCGCTCGGCCACCACGCGCAGGTCGACCTGGGTGCCGCGGTGAGTCACGACGCTGGTCTTCGACTCGCCGCGCCCGAGCACGCGCTCGACCACGCTCATCGACACCAGGGCCTCCATGACCGGCGCAGGGTCGGCGGCCGCCACCACCAGGTCCACGTCGCCGATCGTCTCCGAGAAACGCCGCAGGGAGCCGCAGATCTCCACGCGCGTGACTCCCGGGACTTCGCGCATGCGCGCCACGATGCGCTGCGCGAGCGGCAGCGCGACCGAGATCGGCGTGCGCCCCACCGCGCCCTGCGCGGCGAGGCGCGCGAGTGACTGCGCGAGCTTCTCCTCCGACTTCGCGCCGAAGCCCGCGAGGTCGCGCACGCGGTGCTCGGCCAGCGCGCGCCGCAGGTCGTCGAGCGAGGCCACGCCCAGCTCGGCGCGCAGCTTCGCGAGCGCCTTGGGCCCGAGGCCCTGCACGCGCAGCAGCGCGACCACGGCCGGCGGGTGCTTCCGACGCAGGGTCTCCAGCTTCGCGACCTTCCCCGTCTCGAGCAGCTCGCGGATCTTCTCCGCCGTGCTCTTGCCGATGCCCTCGATCTGCTGCAGCTCCTTCACCGTGAGCTTGCCCAGGTCGGTCGCCTGCGCGGCGATCGCCTGCGCCGCGCTCTCGTAGGCGCGCACGCGGAACGAGTTCGGATCGGCCTCGTCTAGCAGCGTGAGCTCCGCCAGGTCGCGGAGCATGTCGAGCACGTCCTGTTTCGTGTCGGCCACGGGACAGGAGTAGCCTTGCCGGCATGGCCAAGAAAGAGGCGCCGCACGTC
This portion of the Myxococcota bacterium genome encodes:
- a CDS encoding DMT family transporter, with the translated sequence MSEPLTRRQAYGLLALVVLIWGANWPILKVGVSYISPLWFACARFWLGAACLFAYLAATGQLARPTRRDLPVIATVGLSQMALFQPMVNVGLTHVSAGRSAVLVYTTPLWVVPGAMLFLHERVGALKWAGVALGLLGVALLFNPASLDWSDRGLVAGSALLMAAALSWSIAVLQIRAHRWHLSPLQVTPWQLLLAALVVTPVAFLVDGGARPRSSPALWAVLAYNGPLATAFAFWAATSISRSLPAVTSSLSFLAVPAMGIAVSAAALGEVPDATLLGGFALILAGVGLVSFADLRAMG
- the polX gene encoding DNA polymerase/3'-5' exonuclease PolX is translated as MADTKQDVLDMLRDLAELTLLDEADPNSFRVRAYESAAQAIAAQATDLGKLTVKELQQIEGIGKSTAEKIRELLETGKVAKLETLRRKHPPAVVALLRVQGLGPKALAKLRAELGVASLDDLRRALAEHRVRDLAGFGAKSEEKLAQSLARLAAQGAVGRTPISVALPLAQRIVARMREVPGVTRVEICGSLRRFSETIGDVDLVVAAADPAPVMEALVSMSVVERVLGRGESKTSVVTHRGTQVDLRVVAERQFGAALLYFTGSKGHNIKLRQLALARGWTLNEYALSELEGGRVVASESEAEIYAALGLPFIPPVLREDAGELEAAARDALPAPLGPVIGDFHVHTTVSGDGRSTLDEVIAAARARGCRVLAITDHAEGTLSGVGREALLEQRAEIQARRKQLGDSLVLLHGVELNIGPAGELDYDPEFRRGFDWCLASIHDHFELDRAAQTRRVVSAMQDPSVRMIGHLSARMIGGRPPVELDLDAVFAAAEATDTALEVNGALPRLDLSVEALRRARERNVTFVLTSDAHHARELDRVTYAALNAERAWVPREKVANTWPAERLAAWAKSD
- a CDS encoding alkaline phosphatase D family protein is translated as MAVPRITRRRFVAGALAAPAVLRFSSVLRAPKWSAEPFSLGVASGDPLPDGFVLWTRLAPVPLSTDPASPGGMPPGDVELGYEIAADEAFSQVVQRGSAKAEAAWAHAVHLEVTGLAPARPYWYRFHAGDSTSPVGRTQTAPAPGAPLARLRVGCVSCSNYEAGWFASYRHLAAEQPDLVLFLGDYIYEYLEKSRATVRTHSDGAETKTLAGYRNRYAQYRTDPDLQRVHACAPALMTWDDHEVQNDYADRWSQDFADPDAFLARRAAAYQAFYEHMPLRAVSRPQGASLRLYDRYAFGDLVEFQVLDGRQYRSREACWSKPSHGGGHVESAKSCPELVDPARSMIGMAQEKWLADGLSHSKARWNVIAQDVMMAQLRERQADGSAGSWTDDWNGYPVSRARLLQHVHDAKVKNPVVLGGDIHSFWANDLKLDFDDPKSPVVASELIGTSISSWGPPYEKFAAFAADNPHVHFFDSRQRGYLAIDLAPERLTARFQVISDVRDPKATLSTLASFSVENGRPGPQRGS